The nucleotide window AGCGTTTGAGTATTGAATCCGCGAGCGTGCGGGGGTCGATGCCGTAATCGGAAAGCCCCTTTGTCGGCACGGGAGTGCCGTCGCTGCGGATGTTGATCGCAAAGTGTATGAGCGTGGAGCGAGGGGAGCTCGTGGCGATGGAGACCGAGAGTTTGCGATCGCCCTCATAGATGTCGTCTCCCTTTCTCTCGATCCTCGCGCTTGGTGCGCGTCCGACGATCTCCTCGGCCGCGATCGCGACGAGCAGCCTTTGCCGCGCGACTGCGAGGGGCAGGTCGCGCTCCTCGTGTTCGGCGATGAAGTGGAGCATCTCGTTTGAGAAGATCGGGGCGTTCGCTGCGACATCTTCGAGATCGACCATGTTCTCGATCGGGACAT belongs to bacterium and includes:
- a CDS encoding DUF366 family protein, producing MKGAWIENKTLYDGTQLRSGWVKSQTRLAGSAIASFAGPADVPIENMVDLEDVAANAPIFSNEMLHFIAEHEERDLPLAVARQRLLVAIAAEEIVGRAPSARIERKGDDIYEGDRKLSVSIATSSPRSTLIHFAINIRSDGTPVPTKGLSDYGIDPRTLADSILKRYCAEIESMEKATKKVRPVD